DNA sequence from the Callospermophilus lateralis isolate mCalLat2 chromosome 2, mCalLat2.hap1, whole genome shotgun sequence genome:
AGTTGCTCAAGATCAGTATTTTGAAATGATTCAAAATGTTACATTTGAAAACTCACTTCTGAGAAAACACATTCTGTGGCTTGGACACCAGGTCAAACCCATTATTCCTAACCTCTTTTATATCTTGCTAGAATAATGCTTTAGGAAGAAATTGTTCTCCAAATTTTGGGTTATCAAAAAGTTAATTGCAACCATCAATCTCTACACATGAATTATTcaagaaaattattgaaatttgttttattgccaaaaacattttaaataatatttgaaatacACTATTCAATGAGTTCTATCAAAGTACCTCTTATATTTCTTAACCTGAATAATGCCTTAACACACTTAAGATGCTCCTACCACTATTTTcagttgttttgaatttttccaacttttgTATCTcttaagacataatgtaaaatattaattttagaatTTCAGCCTAAAGATAATTTCCATGCCatatgtattagttacaaaattacatatacggTTCCAATCATTCTGATTATTGTACCTCCTCATTTTTGTTCTggctttttaaaagattttttttttttcaatagctAAGGAGTACCAATAATTCAGTTATTATTTTAAGCATTTGTAGAATAACAAAAATTTAGtcaaattttacttatttttgtttattttcaagcTTTCACTCTCACTGAAAGCTTTTAAATAAGCTTCTAATTTAtagctttttctttatttctaacaATTCCATCCAAATTAATTTGGATGTTCTTTGACTATAGTAAATGAACATTACTATAGTAAATGTGCATTgctatagtaaaacagaaatattttcataattattGGTAACTATTATCAATCTTCCTTGGTTCtatcaatatttttataaataattacagaagaacactattttttcctctttaatctTTAGTCTATATTTGTATCTGTTAATATCTTAACAAGTTCACATTAAATCTGGTCCCAAAAAACAAACATCTTCTTTGTCTTGTGCTCCTATATTACTTACTATGTGCTTTAAATATTGATTGAATCGAATAAGGCAActctatattatatataattattgttGTGCAATCTTGTAATTTAAGCAAATGCTTACAAATACCATTTCATTTGACCTGCCCACTCTCTTGCTTGGTAAATGCATCATTTGatgagttattattattttttaatgtacaaCATTTGACTTGTAATGCAGAGTTTAACCAGGCACAGTCACACTAGAACTCAAATGGGATAGCATGCTGTTAAAAAGCCTCTCTCTgactgtccctctctctctcattcataTCATATAAAACATCAAAACATAAACATCCATGTATATTAAACTCTAAAAAAGAGAAATCCTGAACTGTTAGAAATAGTTGACAGTAAACACCTTAGTTTCCTGTCTAGACCCCCAAATTAATATCTGTAAGCTGCATAATGAGACAATTATCGAAGGCAGCAAATGAAATATCTAATGAATAATAGCAAGAAAGGAATGAAAGAGTCAATGAACAGACCTCAGGAGAGTGAACGGGTGGGATACAGAAAGATATAGAGAGGGGAGGTGAACACTAATATAACTGGGGGTAGGTTGAACCAAGATTGCATCAGAGGTTAACCTCTCTCTTCCTGACCCACTGCAATAACTCTTTCCCCCAAATCAGAGGGAATGTGCTTGTGATCATAAGCAAGGATCACCAAGGGTCCTGAACCCCAGGGGTGTAATGGAGTCCTATCACATACCTGGTCACAGAAGCCTTACCACTGATCATATACTCTCCACAGGAAGTGAGCAGACACCCCTCTACCAAGATAAAAAGTTCTACAGGCTGGCCTCCATGTCATGGTGAAGTTTAATCTTACCCCTGAGATGAGAGAGGAGTAGGAGGGACAGTGAAGATTCATGTGAGGCCAGAGAAACCCAGGGCCACCTACTCTCCATGGGTGGAACTCCCTGCCCCCAGGAGCTCCACCTTCCTGGAAGACACACTGAGATAGATGCCATCAGAAAATCAGCTCAGTCTTGAAGAAGGaacatgaagaaaatattttaaaaatcttgaaaATCTTGCCTCTTATAAATGACTATCAGTAAAGTACATTTCATATGTTCCACTTTAATTTACTTGGAATGAAGATCTTATAAAGCCTGGAGAAAGTACTCAAGCTGTATTTTACTGAGATTTGTCAATACTTTCTCTCATAAGCAAGTATAGGTTGGGGGTAGTTTATGTAGAGAGGGGACTTGGCATGTGAGCATACTTCACAAGCTTCCTCCAGAAACGAAGGGGAGATGAAACGACATGGTCTATCTTAGAGTGGGGAGAGAGACAGGAAAACCAGGAGatgtttttacatttattttatgaaaatgcTATGGAAGAGCCAGGCAAGGTGGTACATGCCTACAATCCTAtcctttgggaggctgaggcaggaggatgacaagttcaaagcatcttagcaagaccctgtctctaaattaaaaaaataaaagaggtggggatgcagctcagtagtgaGGCATCTCTGGGTGGAAGAAACTATTCTTGTACTCTGAGAGAGAAAGGCCTCTGAAGTTCACTCTCTTCTCATATTTTCTCTTTTGAAATTATATGAGTTAAATATTGTTCTCTTTTTGCATTGATTATTTATATTAATTACCATAAGTTTGCAGATGCTTAAGGCAGGCTTGTACCTTCAGGACCCCCAAGGAAACCACACCCTCCAACCCACACATGAAGGACATCCAGTAGAAAACCTTGCTGAGACAGATCAAGGGCAAAACCAGGCCTTAGGCTCAGTGAGTTAAACTCCAACATACTCTGAGTTGAAGGTGTGTAAACTGTTCTCTTCTCCATAGAATTTGCCGAAGTTCATCTCTTTTAGATGCAAGAAAGTCTTTGAAGCCAGTTTCATGCTATCTCTGTGGTGGTCTGAATCCTGGTTCCACTAATTATGTGTCATGCAAGTCTAAGCAACTGTCTTAAGttctttaattttcaatttcctaCTTTGTAAAATTCAGCTGGTAATATAGAAGTGTTTATTTGAATGTTATTAATGTTAATTTCTCACATTTCTTCACATCTGGTTTATGTTTTTAAATGATGTAGAGAAGATAAGAATTAAGTGGGGAAAACATTATTGATACTTGCATGGAggatattcattttacttttaaAGATATGTGCTTTTCCACTCACAGGAAAGAGCTGTATCTGACAAGATGTTGAAGATGGAAAGATTACATTACAAAATCACTTGCCTGTCTTGAAGACCACGTCTCTACCAGCACAGAGATGCTAAGTATGTCATTGCCTGGCTAGGTGTCTGCAATGAGGATGCAGGGAGAGGTCCAGAGTATGgtgggaggagagaggagagggacaagGATTAAGGCAGGTAGATGGCATGAATAGGTTGCATTGTGATTTTTCTGAAGAGCATAGAGGCAACCAGCAAACCCAAGGTGTAAGAGAAACATCTCAGAGAACATCACACCCCAACACCTGTCTTGCTTTTACTGAtgtgctggaaaaaaatatctagaaggatttatgatatgtcacataAAATATTTGAGACACAGCTTCCTCATAAATTAAAAGGGAGCATGAAGACATATCTTTAAGAGATGTATATATAAGTCTAAAAGATACAACTTACAGAGATAAATAATAAGTTATATGTACTCTAAAATTTTTTGTAAGATTAAAGAACGTAGATATATTTAGATACTTTCTCTTTGGAGGAAAGAATCCACCAATGTAAATGTTCTTCTGGGTGCGAAAGTGAGTCTGTATAACTCCAGGTATAGGAGTCTAAGAGCAGAGACTAAGGAAAGTCTGTCTATAAAGTTAGGGGGGCAAGGAGAGCACAGGGGATGCCAGGGGAGAATGTCTTCTGTGTTAAGAAGATAAATAGCTGTGCAAGCAGTACTCAGGTTAGAGCATTCATTTAAAGTATGATAAAGTCAAAACAGGCTTCCTTCAGAGTATAGGACATTGCCTAAAACATCTAGAATTGCTTTTAAATTAAATCTTTGGAGGCCAATTGACCATTACTCTTTTGGAAGCTTTGGTACCTGGAATATCTTAGGGTGTCTTGCATTTTTCACATTAccaaattattaaatttattacataaaaaaaacttgataaagaagtagaaaaaaagaagaagaaaaaggagaggaagagaaggagaagaattACAAAGACAGTATCCCTCTAATCTTCTTAAAAATCAAGACAGAGATGCCTGCCATCATCTCCAAAGTTATGTTATATCCTCTCCTGGcctcacatcttttttttttccccagaactaACTGTTTTCCTGACTGTTGGTGATAAACTCTTCTTCCCTGGCAcctaaaaaaaatatgtgttttatgTTACAGGGATTTCTGCTGGGAAAATAGGgaaacaagactctgtctcatcAGGTACTTTGGAAGATGAGCTTGAGAACCCTTGGTACCTGGGGCAGAGTCAGTGCTCAGCATGCATATTCTGTGCCTTTTCTGCACACATAGCACAAGGGAAGTCAGCTCTAACTTTAGACACAGATGTTCAAGAAGAAAAAGAGACACAAAACAGAAGTCATgtggaaaaaaatctaaatatttgtaactttttttctagttctttgaagaAAGATTTCTACATTGTTTCCATATAAAACAATACtaagttttatcattttttatttttttcttaattccatTTCATATAAGCaaactaaatgtatttttaaaatttcctcaaAGAATACAATAAATGCACTTTTTAAGGAAAGATGAAGCACATTGCCTACCCTAAGAGGCGGAGATATACTGCACTCTGATCAGTCAAtttatagagattacagaatgaatagattcttaaaaaaaaaaaaaaaaaaaaaaaccatgggaTTTGTTTTCATCAGTGAACTTGTTGTGTAATGTGCAAGGGGATTCAGTCACTGGGGCCCTGGAGGAGGTTAACAACAGAGATTCCTAAATCATTGGCAATGTCAACTGGCTTTTCATACTATTTATTGTCCATATCCTAGTTTAACTGCAGCAGGCCTGCAAACACATGTTAGTTATATCTAAGATGATACattctctcaattttttttttctatgaatagCTCTTGGCCTTTGCAAAGTGAAGTGTAAATCCCAGAAGCTGAAATAAAATCATCTGGACAGTAGGAaagttgtcagtttcaaagaggaaagagaaaactGTGAAAGGAAGAATATAGGAATGAATTCATAATTATTGAAGCAGTGAAACAAGTGTGGTGAGTTATTTCTCCCCTTGCTTTACCTGTCTGTGTGGATATTTATtttgactccattttgttaaattcaGATTGAATGTCAGTTAAATCAAGTCCAGACATCCTGTCTGAATTTGATAAACTAACTTGTTTTGAGATTACGTGGATGATAAATTCAAAGAGTTTTGTTGAGGGGTACACAGGTAGACATAAGAGAGATGCTTACTAGAGTGGcaaattttaaatacaaaaaaatcatTAGAACTATTGGTAGGCAGAAAAGTATGATTAAGGAAAAAGTGTTGATAAGTGAAATACTTGCAACAGATACTACCATGGTCAGTATTCTCTACTCCACAAAGAATTAACCAGAAGTCTATGCAGATCACTATAGAAAACAAATGGAAATATCTCAAAACTTGTGACTGTGTTTAACTTATCTCTGTTACTTTGTTGCCTGTTCTCATTACATGCAATGATTGTTATGATACTAATTACATTATTGAATGATTTATTTATGTATTGTGTTAAATCTTTGAATTTGTATCTTTACTCATTCAACAATCATTTAATGGTTGGTGTTTAAATGAATGTTAGCCTCTATTTAACAAGACCTAGAAACAAAAAGATTGAGTAAAATAATTTTTGAGCCTACATGATAAAGTGGATGACTCTTCATGTATTTAACAACTGTAAGTTAATTGTTTCCACATAGCTGAAGCAGATGTACTCGTTTGCACTGTACACATCAGTAATGTtatgatgtgaaaaaaaaaaaaattacatgaccAAAATCACAGAGATTCAGGAGAGGTGGCTAGAATGCAAAAGTAAGTCTGTTCAAGGATACTCAGAATTCTAGGCAATAGCTAAGACAGTTTCTCTGCCTGGAGGGACTTAAGATCTTGTAAattgggatggggatgtggctcaagcggtagcgcgctcgcctggcatgcgtgcggcccaggttcgatcctcagcaccacatacagacaaagatgttgtgtctgtcaagaactgaaaaatacatattaaaattctctccctctctccctctttctcactctctctcactctttcttttaaaaaaaaaaagatcttgtaAATTAAGCATCTGTTATATTTTAgtttaaattataaaaactggAATGTTTGAGTCACTGTAACCTTTGTTTAAATAACAATACAATTAATTGTTTTTTGATTACATGGAATTTTTACAAGAGAAGTGCTAAGTGCACAAAATTTTATTTGCATTGCCAGGTGAAGTGTATGTTGTTTTTTACCTTACTTATTTAACATTATTACACAATACACTATTTTATAAAATGGGTCTACAAGTATACTTAGAGGCATtgtgaagatttaaaaattaaCACCTACAAAGAGTTTAGAAGAATGTTAGCCCGTGGGAATGCTCAAATCATAAGATAATATAAGAATGAGTAGACCAATACATGGGTAGTGTAGTTAAATAGCTTACTGAGACCATCCATTTACCCACAGCAAAACTACAGTATAAACCCAAGTAGTTTCACCTCACTCTTTTTTATGGATTCTGTGGGAGACTGGAAACAGAAGATTCAGTGCTCTTTAACCAGGTACATGATACAACTCACCCTTTTCAAATGGCTTCTATCTGTAGTAGAGAGGAACagtgttttagtttttgtttattgTCGGTATTTTTCTACTCTTGGAGAGTATGGCTTAATTTTTCATCCGATTTtgacatttatatataaatattagaatGGCTTAAATAGTCAAAAGCCAATAACTTTGGATTTGTACACCAGAATAATATAATCCTGAAAACAGCAAggattttcataataaatttcacaTTACTTTGGCTCTTCACCTGTTAGGTATAAACTCAGGTTCTGGACTCATAAAATTCCACTTTCCAGTTCTGATTTGTTTAATTATCGCTTGGAAGTCAGCATATACATTATCAGAAGtggctttattaatttttaaatatttctaaagTGATATTACTTCTGAATATTGATCAAACAGAGCTAAACATACTGCTATGTTTGTGACTGTagtattttgttttcttctttacaAAGTTCTTCATCTATTTTTTGAATTTGAAACATAACACTATATGGAGAGATGTTATGTGTCATATTTTGGAGTGTGGAAAAAAAGATGAACTCACATTTAAAATTGTCAGCTGAGCTGACTCATGTATAGAAACCTGTCACCTTCTTATACTCCAGACTTAAGAAAGTAGGAAAGTAAGTGGCATCATACACATAGTGACCAGTGTgaggaagaaaatgaaatgaaaatggaggGCTGCAAAGAAGCACTGTAAAGCCTTACCCTTGGCCTGGAGAACCAAGACAACTGGAGGCTTAAACGTGTCCTTAGCAAGGGTGTTTGTTTAGAAACCCTTCTTTTGATAGGCAGAGGACTTGACTGGCAAATCTCAAAATTTCCTTCCTGCTCCAATAATATCATGAATCTgaatttcattttcttccttgAAGTTAAATTTATTGGATTGTGCTATTGACAACTTTTAAGAGTACTGATATGGTAACACAGGCATTTAAGTGAATTCAGACATTAAAAACTCTTGTTTAggagtaaaatcatggcatttgcaggtaaatggatggagctggagagtataatggtaagtgaagttagtcaatcctcaAGAACcaaattgcaaatattttctctgatatacggAGGCTTATTcacagtggggttgggagggggagcatgagaaaATTAGaccaactctagatagggcaaatgggagggaggggaaggaggggagaaggaggtaaaaaagatggtggaatgaaatggacatcattaccctaagtacatgtatgactacacgaatggtgtgaatatactttgtatataaccaaagatatgaaaaactgtgctctatatgtgtaatatgaattgtaatgcattctgctgtcatatataacaaattagaataaaaaaatttaaaaagatctcTTGTTAGAAACATtaggcatttattgatttgctaGAGATTTCTTAACCATTTCATGACTTTGCCAATCTGTTTTCTCATTGTATAAGTGAGAAaaatttaatgcagagtaatatagtGCTTTGTACCTCAAATCATGCTTTAGGATATTAAATAACAAATTACAGGTAACAACTATCTGTTGTCACATAAACCTTTTCCCATAAACTTCCAAAACCCTGCTCTCTGAAATACACAGTGTCAGGATTCATCACGAGGTTTGACAGGAGGCATAAGGTACTTGAAATAGAAAGTAGAAATTCAGATTCTCCTTTCAAAAACTGAGAAAAATTTGATTTTCAGAAAACCATGTCCTGTGACAAGAGCAAAACCATCCAGGTGAAACTGCATTTTGTTCCTCagctttaattttaattattgtgTGATTATGTGGATAAATATGTCACTGACATGCCTACAGAGATAAGCATAATTATGGTAAAATATGAACATTTATTATCAAAATCATATGTACggaaaaggaaaaatagaaacacttgGAATAGTTGTATAAGCCTCTTACTAAAATATAGTATTCATCTTCAAACTTTCATAAATCCACATGTATATTTATCTCTATGTTTACATATCTgtattatatacacatatgtattaaTAGAAATGatattagtttttaattttgttttacatttcacTATAAAgtgatttaattcttctttatggataaaTAAAACTCCATCATGTACATATATCACATTGTCTTTTTTCTATTTGTCTGTTGTtgagcacctaggctggttccataacttggtctTTGTGAACTGTGCTGGACTAAACATTAGTATCCATGCATGACTTTAGaatgatattttttatttcttttggatacATACCAAACAGTGAGACATCTGGGTCATAGAATGTTTCCATTTCTAGGCTTTTAAGCAATCTCCATAGTGCTTGTAAAATTgagtgtactaatttgcagtcccaacaatAATGGAGAAGTGTACCGTCACCCAACATCCTAActttcaattattattatttgtatttttgatgattgccattctgactggggtgagatgaaatctcagtgtaattttgatctacctgtatttccctatttactaacaatgttgaacattttttcatatatttcttgccCATTTGTATTTCCTCTTTTGTGAAATGTCTGTGTAGTTCTTTTGCTCATTTGTCACTtggtttatttattgattgattgatgttAACTGGTTTTGGTTCTTTATGTATCTGGATATTGATCTGATGTGGGAAGAGTATCTGGcaaaatttttctcccattctgtaggctctctctcttTGCTCATCATTGCTTTCATTGCTGTGCAGAAGCATTTTAATTTGATGACGTACAGCTTATTGATTCTCGAATTTATTTCTTAAGCTTCATTTTGTTAATTAAGTCAGTGCCTATGCAAATATGTTGTAATGTTGACTCTAATTTTCTTCTTGTAGTTATAGTGCtcctggtttaatttctaggtttttttttaaatccactttgagttgatttctgtgcagggtgagagagataaagtttcattcttctaaatATGAATAACctgtttttctacattatttgttAAAAATCGTGTATTTTCTCCAACATGTGCTTTGGATCATTTTAAGTgacttttaaatgtttttcatatacagcatttttatttgttctttttatacataatgatcatagagtatattttgacatattctacATGTGTAGAGTGTGACTTATTCTAATTGGAAttccattattgtggttgtatgtgatgtatgtCATGTATTCaaatgtgaacataggaaagttatgcccAATTTaggctactatctttcctatttctgtttcccctccctctccttcattcctctttgcctAATCCTCTgaatatccatccatccatccccctGTGACTTTTTAACTTTTTAGATTGAATGTATTTATTTCACTCTGTCAAGATTGAACATAATGTTCCTGAAAGATTTACTTTTGAACTCATCCTGAGAATaatccaaaaaaaataaaaacaagataacatactttaattaaaaataatgattttaattTTCTGAGATTTGGGGATCTTCATTCTGAAGTTCTGATAGTTTCTTTCTGATAGTTCCCTGATGTTACTGTTATCATCAATACTGTTTTTGAAATTTCTGAGATTAACCTATGAATTATGTCTTTTCAGGtagctgttatttatttttactgaacTGGACAATGGCCAATAGGaataatgtcactgtgtttattcTCCTGGGACTTTCTCAAAATAGGAATGTTGAGATTCTCtgctttgtattatttttattttgctacattGCTATTTGGATAGGAAATGTGCTCACCATGATTTCTATCACATGCACTCAGCTCATCAACCAAcccatgtattttttcctttattaccTCTCACTCTCTGATCTTTGCTATACAACCACAGTGACACCCAAACTAATGATTGACTTACTGGCTCAACAGAAGATCATTTCCTATAATAACTGCATGATACAGCTCTTCATCATCCATTTCCTTGGAGGCATGGAGATCTTCATCCTAACAGGaatggcctatgaccgctatgtggccatctgcaagcCCCTGCACTATGCTGCCATCATGAGCAAGCAGAGGTGCCACACAATCATCCTGGCATGCTTTGCTGGGGGATTTGCACGCTCTGCCAGTCAGTTTCTTCTCACTATCTTTTTACCGTTCTGTGGCCCCAATGAGATAGATCACTACTTTTGCGATGTGTATCCTTTGTTAAAATTGGCTTGCACTGATACAAACAGAATTGGTCTGTTGGTAATTATTAATTCAGGACTGATTGCTTTGGTAATTTTTGTGATTTTGATAGTGTCCTATATCTTGATACTATACACCATCAGGGTTTACCCTGCAGAAAGCCGTTCCAAAGCTCTTTCAACTTGCAGTTCTCACATGACAGTTGTGATTCTCTTCTTTGTACCTGTCCTCTTCATTTATATCAGACCAAATGTAACTTTTCCAGTAGACAAAATGTttgctcttttctacaccatcatTGCTCCTATGTTCAATCCTCTGATCTACACGCTGAGAAACTTGGAGATGAAGAATGCcataaggaaaatgtggtgtCATCCAGTATTTGTGGAAGGGAAGCTACttctatgaaagacatcttagaaTTTCACTTTGGAGCTCAACCAAAATCTGAGATAGAATGTGCTAAAAGCACAACTACATGTAAATAGGAGGAATAAGTACGAGTATGAAATGGCACAGTAGAGTGATCACAGTTAACAATTTTTACTATAGATTTTTAAATAGATAGAAGAGATGATTTGATAATAAATGTTCAAGGTATTGGATATGCTAAGTCCCCATCATCACATATTCCATGTATGTGTGAAATTATCACACTGCactgtattctctctctctctctctctctctctctctctctctctctctctctctttctccatgTATATATGCATGAAGAGAGATGCTGCTTAcaacatgtgtatatatgtgtgtatctatatatatatacacacacaccaatttttaaaaagtttatatacAGTACATGCAATAATTGAGTCAAAATTAAGTCTTTCCAGCATTTTCTCCAACCTTTTCTTGTTgggaaatataatattttttaatgtttcttttcCTCTACTTCCACATACTTGCCTTAAGGCCTCTTTAtgtgactttttattttgaatactTAATTAAATGTCTTTCCTCCTCTCCTTTTGGTTTATAAATGTCCTCGCCAGAAAAGTGGAACATGTGGTGGGGGAAGAGAACGTGGATCAACTAGAAAGCACTACAGACAGAATGTGAACTGGTACAACCAACAACTAACTACTCTGGAACATTGCATGAAGGAACATAGCTGCACATGAGAAGTTATACATATATGCTGATTAATAAAATACTGACAAAAAGAGTAGATATCATATAACTGCATTTACATAAAGTGAAAAGTAGATAAAACTGATCTATGCTAACAGAAATCAAATAGTGGTTACTTCTGGATCCTGGAGGGAGGTAACCTCTGGGTGATTACTGATCTGCCCTGTCATGATCTGGATGGTAAGTACAGGGAAGTGTTCCATTCTTCAAAACTCAGAGTGTGATTTATGCTTGTGCaataaaatgaataaactaaCTGATCatctaaagaaaaatttaaagcattaaGTGGCTACATTGGAAAATCAAAGCTAAAATTATCAAATTAAATTCAGCATACAAAGTTAAAAGATGACTTACAGATTGTACAGAACCaaggaacaaatgaatgaatgaacaagtgaAAGAGAAACATCTAATGTTACTtttcaatttaaaatataaacaaattagCAGGTTTTTATTTGTGTACAATTTCTCAATTTCTTGTTGGCCACtgtgaaattaagaaaaaaactgTCTGAAAATCATTATATTCATGTTGGTGGGAACATATTACTGAAATAAACCAATGTTATTTACAAAATGTATGAATCTCTCTGTATGTGAATATTCATGTATTTTGTTGTAGAAAATTCACAAGTGTGATTATGAAGGGCTACTCTAACTTTTACTAGGAAATTATGCAAAGTATACTCTATATAACCCAAACattataaaatgtgaaaaattctgtatttatgaGCTCTTCAGAAACAATGTGCATCATGaaagaaattaataaatttaCGTTTTGAGAAAACAAGTAGAATTAATGAAAATATTCAGATTAATACAAAATTAATGAGTTACAAATACACAAAGTGTGGTGTTAAGGATTTAAGGTGGACATTAAAGATATACAGGAATATGAAATAAGAAATTACACTGAAAATAGATCAATGAaattgtaaataaaaaataaattaaaatctatATGAAAAATATGAACCAATAATTGAAAGAAAACAAGAATGGATCTGTCCATTTAGAATAAAATTAATCATTTCTTTATTATGAAACACTCTGACCAgaaacttttaaagcaaaactttaCTAAGCATTCTGGGAAATGACTATTCTAATTCCACAAAATTGTATTCACAAAATAAGGTGGAAATTCAATGCATTTAATAAAAA
Encoded proteins:
- the LOC143390438 gene encoding olfactory receptor 4P4-like, whose protein sequence is MANRNNVTVFILLGLSQNRNVEILCFVLFLFCYIAIWIGNVLTMISITCTQLINQPMYFFLYYLSLSDLCYTTTVTPKLMIDLLAQQKIISYNNCMIQLFIIHFLGGMEIFILTGMAYDRYVAICKPLHYAAIMSKQRCHTIILACFAGGFARSASQFLLTIFLPFCGPNEIDHYFCDVYPLLKLACTDTNRIGLLVIINSGLIALVIFVILIVSYILILYTIRVYPAESRSKALSTCSSHMTVVILFFVPVLFIYIRPNVTFPVDKMFALFYTIIAPMFNPLIYTLRNLEMKNAIRKMWCHPVFVEGKLLL